A genomic window from Gossypium hirsutum isolate 1008001.06 chromosome D10, Gossypium_hirsutum_v2.1, whole genome shotgun sequence includes:
- the LOC107930435 gene encoding uncharacterized protein, translating into MISSVSFAASLAPYHHTKSSNPYHRLLISPKPIQHKPSLHKFHGGKACCYSNFHSQYSKPPLVPASYTSPQRGLLVPPDAKNKGSGSGEEDSIGALETVLKLYSAIKNQNVRELSEIIDDECQCICNFFSYFQPLQGKKQVIDFFTSLIKHMGNHIEFVVQPTLTEGMIVGINWRLEWNKAHMPLGQGFSFYTCHIYHGKVTIRNVEMFMEPLLHVEPLRLKIIGYLTTIMDNISSEVSSKAWKKKVISAVLALMFIATILLFSMY; encoded by the exons ATGATCAGTTCAGTCTCATTTGCTGCCTCTTTAGCTCCATACCATCATACAAAAAGCTCAAATCCCTATCACCGTCTCCTCATTTCCCCAAAACCAATTCAACATAAACCTTCCCTCCATAAATTTCACGGTGGAAAAGCTTGCTGCTACAGCAATTTCCATTCACAGTATTCGAAGCCGCCTTTGGTTCCGGCGAGCTACACTTCGCCGCAAAGGGGGCTGTTAGTGCCGCCGGATGCTAAGAACAAGGGTTCGGGTTCGGGAGAGGAGGATTCGATAGGAGCCTTGGAAACGGTTCTCAAGCTTTACTCGGCGATTAAGAACCAAAATGTACGGGAATTATCTGAAATCATTGACGATGAATGCCAATGCATCTGCAATTTCTTCTCTTATTTCCAACCTTTACAAGGAAAAAAG CAAGTAATTGATTTCTTCACATCTTTGATAAAGCATATGGGAAATCACATAGAATTTGTAGTGCAACCAACATTGACTGAAGGGATGATTGTTGGCATCAATTGGAGATTAG AGTGGAATAAAGCTCATATGCCTCTGGGACAAGGTTTCAGCTTCTATACTTGCCACATATACCATGGAAAAGTAACGATAAG GAATGTAGAAATGTTCATGGAACCACTCCTTCATGTGGAACCATTAAGGCTA AAAATAATCGGATATCTGACCACCATAATGGACAATATAAGCTCGGAAGTATCGTCTAAAGCCTGGAAAAAGAAGGTCATAAGTGCAGTTCTTGCTCTAATGTTCATAGCTACCATTCTGCTTTTCTCAATGTATTAG
- the LOC107930434 gene encoding uncharacterized protein yields MVSDQEIARGVEILLRQSDPNAVTTLNGVVQQLEAKLGLDLSHKAGFIRDHISLLLRSHPTTPKDHFTLQQQHTQFLSYPHQQFPARFAPQHHYYNHHPHFPSHDLSFRQHPQSHSRVPFTAQPPPPPVQPQQQQLQPVVTKGQVNATTVAATEVLKESAPVGTKRRGGPGGLNKVCSVSPALQVIVGEPALPRTEIVKQLWAYIRKNSLQDPSNKRKIICDDALRIVFETDCTDMFKMNKLLAKHITAFEPSKESSQSKRAQADAEPKTESVELSDNPVVISEALAEFLDAEGREMQATEAERRVWEYIKLNHLEDPSNSMVVLCDAKLRELLGCESISVMGIHDSLQCHYLFKPS; encoded by the exons ATGGTGTCGGACCAAGAGATAGCAAGAGGGGTGGAGATTCTTCTCCGGCAGTCGGACCCTAACGCCGTTACCACCTTAAACGGCGTTGTTCAGCAGTTGGAGGCTAAGCTTGGGCTCGACCTTTCTCATAAAGCTGGTTTTATCAGAGATCATATCAGTCTTCTCCTCCGCTCTCACCCTACTACTCCGAAGGACCATTTTACCCTCCAACAACAACATACTCAGTTCCTTTCCTACCCTCACCAACAATTTCCTGCCCGTTTTGCCCCTCAACACCACTACTACAACCACCACCCTCATTTCCCTTCCCACGACCTTAGCTTCCGTCAACACCCTCAGTCGCATTCACGTGTTCCGTTTACGGCTCAACCACCGCCGCCGCCGGTTCAGCCTCAACAGCAACAGCTGCAGCCGGTTGTGACGAAAGGCCAAGTCAATGCCACCACCGTTGCCGCCACAGAAGTGCTTAAAGAAag TGCACCAGTTGGAACCAAAAGAAGAGGTGGACCAGGGGGTCTGAACAAAGTTTGTAGTGTTTCACCTGCACTTCAAGTGATTGTTGGTGAGCCAGCTTTGCCAAGGACTGAG ATTGTGAAGCAGCTATGGGCATATATAAGGAAGAACAGCCTTCAAGATCCAAGTAACAAGAGAAAGATAATTTGTGATGATGCCTTACGCATAGTGTTCGAGACAGACTGTACGGACATGTTCAAGATGAACAAACTGCTAGCCAAACATATTACCGCATTTGAGCCTTCGA AGGAGTCAAGTCAAAGTAAACGAGCACAAGCTGATGCTGAGCCTAAAACCGAAAGTGTTGAACTGAGTGACAACCCTGTTGTAATATCCGAAGCACTTGCCGAGTTTTTGGATGCTGAAGGAAGAGAAATGCAAGCAACCGAGGCTGAACGACGTGTATGGGAGTACATAAAGCTCAATCATTTGGAG GATCCATCAAACTCAATGGTGGTATTGTGTGATGCTAAGCTTCGTGAGCTTCTTGGATGTGAAAGTATATCTGTGATGGGGATACATGATTCGCTACAATGTCATtatttatttaaaccctcctga
- the LOC107930436 gene encoding phosphatidate cytidylyltransferase 1 isoform X2, translating to MQRENNSSLSSAASPRVRHRKRSNEAIPEPSKANGGKLLVDDRNKYKSMWIRTYSTVWMIGGFALIVYMGHLYITAMVVVIQIFMAKELFNLLRKAHEDRHLPGFRLLNWHFFVTAMLFVYGRLLSQPLVNTMTSGFIWFILTLKKKMYKYQFGQYAWTHMILIVVFTQSSFTVANIFEGIFWFLLPASLIIINDIFAYIFGFFFGRTPLIKLSPKKTWEGFIGASVTTIISAFVLANILGRFQWLTCPRKDLSTGWLQCDPGPLFKPEYYTLPGWISQWFTWKEISVLPVQWHALCLGLFASIIAPFGGFFASGFKRAFKIKDFGDSIPGHGGITDRMDCQMVMAVFAYIYLQSFVAREGITVEMILDQILTNFSFEEQQSLLIKLGQILQDRVAYS from the exons ATGCAAAGGGAGAATAATTCATCCCTCTCATCAGCAGCTAGTCCTCGGGTTCGGCACCGTAAACGATCTAATGAG GCCATTCCTGAACCTAGCAAAGCAAATGGCGGAAAATTGCTTGTTGATGACCGTAACAAATACAAATCAATGTGGATCCGGACATACTCTACCGTTTGGATGATTGGGGGTTTTGCATTAATTGTCTACATGGGTCATCTCTATATTACAGCTATGGTGGTGGTTATCCAAATATTTATGGCAAAAGAGCTGTTCAATTTACTCCGTAAAGCACATGAAGATAGGCATCTTCCTGGATTTAGGCTGTTAAATTG GCACTTCTTTGTCACTGCAATGTTATTTGTTTATGGTCGCCTTCTCAGTCAACCACTCGTCAATACCATGACTTCAG GTTTTATATGGTTTATTCTTACATTGAAGAAGAAGATGTACAAGTATCAGTTTGGCCAGTATGCATGGACACATATGATTCTGATTGTGGTGTTCACTCAGTCATCCTTTACTGTGGCCAATATCTTTGAAGGAATTTTTTG GTTTCTTCTTCCAGCATCACTTATCATTATCAATGACATATTTGCTTATATCTTTGGTTTCTTCTTTGGGAGAACCCCCTTAATCAAATTATCTCCGAAGAAAACATGGGAAGGATTTATAGGAGCATCCGTTACAACTATCATCTCCGCATTTGTG CTTGCAAATATATTGGGTCGTTTTCAGTGGCTAACATGTCCGAGGAAG GATTTATCAACTGGTTGGCTTCAATGTGACCCAGGTCCATTGTTTAAGCCAGAGTATTATACTTTACCGGGATGGATTTCTCAATGG TTTACTTGGAAAGAGATCTCTGTTTTGCCGGTTCAGTGGCATGCTTTATGCCTTGGCTTGTTTGCATCAATTATAGCACCATTTGGGGGCTTTTTTGCTAGTGGTTTCAAAAGAGCTTTCAAAATCAAG GACTTTGGTGATAGTATTCCCGGGCACGGTGGAATTACAGATAGAATGGATTGCCAG ATGGTGATGGCAGTATTTGCATATATCTATCTCCAATCATTTGTTGCACGTGAAGGCATCACAGTTGAAATGATCTTGGACCag ATATTGACGAACTTTAGTTTTGAGGAACAACAAAGTCTTTTGATAAAACTGGGGCAGATCTTGCAGGATAGAGTTGCATATTCTTAA
- the LOC107930436 gene encoding phosphatidate cytidylyltransferase 1 isoform X1 codes for MQRENNSSLSSAASPRVRHRKRSNEAIPEPSKANGGKLLVDDRNKYKSMWIRTYSTVWMIGGFALIVYMGHLYITAMVVVIQIFMAKELFNLLRKAHEDRHLPGFRLLNWHFFVTAMLFVYGRLLSQPLVNTMTSDKFLYQFVCSLIKYHMAICYFSYIAGFIWFILTLKKKMYKYQFGQYAWTHMILIVVFTQSSFTVANIFEGIFWFLLPASLIIINDIFAYIFGFFFGRTPLIKLSPKKTWEGFIGASVTTIISAFVLANILGRFQWLTCPRKDLSTGWLQCDPGPLFKPEYYTLPGWISQWFTWKEISVLPVQWHALCLGLFASIIAPFGGFFASGFKRAFKIKDFGDSIPGHGGITDRMDCQMVMAVFAYIYLQSFVAREGITVEMILDQILTNFSFEEQQSLLIKLGQILQDRVAYS; via the exons ATGCAAAGGGAGAATAATTCATCCCTCTCATCAGCAGCTAGTCCTCGGGTTCGGCACCGTAAACGATCTAATGAG GCCATTCCTGAACCTAGCAAAGCAAATGGCGGAAAATTGCTTGTTGATGACCGTAACAAATACAAATCAATGTGGATCCGGACATACTCTACCGTTTGGATGATTGGGGGTTTTGCATTAATTGTCTACATGGGTCATCTCTATATTACAGCTATGGTGGTGGTTATCCAAATATTTATGGCAAAAGAGCTGTTCAATTTACTCCGTAAAGCACATGAAGATAGGCATCTTCCTGGATTTAGGCTGTTAAATTG GCACTTCTTTGTCACTGCAATGTTATTTGTTTATGGTCGCCTTCTCAGTCAACCACTCGTCAATACCATGACTTCAGATAAGTTTTTGTATCAGTTTGTCTGCAGCCTTATCAAGTACCATATGGCTATCTGTTACTTCTCATACATTGCAG GTTTTATATGGTTTATTCTTACATTGAAGAAGAAGATGTACAAGTATCAGTTTGGCCAGTATGCATGGACACATATGATTCTGATTGTGGTGTTCACTCAGTCATCCTTTACTGTGGCCAATATCTTTGAAGGAATTTTTTG GTTTCTTCTTCCAGCATCACTTATCATTATCAATGACATATTTGCTTATATCTTTGGTTTCTTCTTTGGGAGAACCCCCTTAATCAAATTATCTCCGAAGAAAACATGGGAAGGATTTATAGGAGCATCCGTTACAACTATCATCTCCGCATTTGTG CTTGCAAATATATTGGGTCGTTTTCAGTGGCTAACATGTCCGAGGAAG GATTTATCAACTGGTTGGCTTCAATGTGACCCAGGTCCATTGTTTAAGCCAGAGTATTATACTTTACCGGGATGGATTTCTCAATGG TTTACTTGGAAAGAGATCTCTGTTTTGCCGGTTCAGTGGCATGCTTTATGCCTTGGCTTGTTTGCATCAATTATAGCACCATTTGGGGGCTTTTTTGCTAGTGGTTTCAAAAGAGCTTTCAAAATCAAG GACTTTGGTGATAGTATTCCCGGGCACGGTGGAATTACAGATAGAATGGATTGCCAG ATGGTGATGGCAGTATTTGCATATATCTATCTCCAATCATTTGTTGCACGTGAAGGCATCACAGTTGAAATGATCTTGGACCag ATATTGACGAACTTTAGTTTTGAGGAACAACAAAGTCTTTTGATAAAACTGGGGCAGATCTTGCAGGATAGAGTTGCATATTCTTAA
- the LOC107930438 gene encoding uncharacterized protein, translating into MMLNKIAVAFNEAAARLCESSGSEHSSKDSIDLSDLVSSFFDCQVETHESPTSFCRDRDNSDGYLSESETKRTLLSLLGGDDDRDEDVKQIVREETQRACEMMVEFGLSEDFKRQLMSHLRHKGFDAGLCKSRWEKLGRNLLSGNYEYVDVNINGTRYIIEVNLAEQFEIARPTTSYTSLLEVIQPIFVGEPKVLKRVVKLMCNAMKNSMKTGGMHLPPWRRNGYMQSKWFARYKRTVNEIPVRPTISFRCKDNFGSNDGFKVGYLAAALDGTS; encoded by the exons atgatgttGAATAAGATAGCTGTGGCTTTCAACGAAGCAGCTGCACGGCTCTGTGAGAGCAGTGGTAGCGAGCACTCTTCCAAGGACTCCATTGATCTCTCAGATCTCGTGAGTTCCTTTTTCGATTGCCAAGTCGAAACTCATGAATCGCCGACGTCGTTTTGTCGAGATCGAGACAATTCCGACGGTTATTTATCGGAATCCGAGACGAAACGAACGTTGTTGAGTTTGCTTGGCGGTGACGATGACCGAGACGAGGATGTGAAGCAAATAGTCCGGGAAGAGACACAACGTGCATGTGAGATGATGGTAGAGTTCGGTTTATCCGAAGACTTTAAGCGGCAGTTGATGTCTCATCTGCGCCACAAGGGCTTTGATGCTG GTCTTTGCAAATCTCGATGGGAGAAATTAGGACGAAATCTACTCTCTGGAAACTACGAATACGTAGATGTGAATATCAACGGAACTCGCTACATTATTGAAGTAAACCTAGCGGAGCAATTCGAAATAGCTCGACCAACAACTAGTTATACTTCATTACTAGAAGTTATCCAACCGATTTTCGTCGGTGAACCCAAAGTACTAAAGCGGGTCGTGAAGTTAATGTGCAATGCAATGAAGAATTCCATGAAAACCGGGGGGATGCACTTGCCGCCGTGGCGGCGTAACGGATACATGCAATCAAAGTGGTTCGCTCGTTATAAGCGTACCGTCAATGAAATTCCCGTCCGCCCGACCATATCTTTCCGTTGCAAAGATAATTTTGGTAGCAATGATGGGTTCAAAGTTGGGTACTTAGCTGCCGCCTTGGACGGTACTAGCTAG